A single Pseudochaenichthys georgianus chromosome 10, fPseGeo1.2, whole genome shotgun sequence DNA region contains:
- the LOC117454014 gene encoding uncharacterized protein isoform X2 translates to MEEKWEALCRRMTARVQNQQELEERGRHKGARGREITACGRQVSADQFRDDGECNLPLPECRGRDRTSPKYLKSQGPEVHTVPPQLLSMLRLKTVKEDMRRAAEVELQDPAACRVCEQERASLALRSFIGRKKTQLKLQTLTGRLNTHLSYGVTGECNVSQSPSMPLTGFGKELLKW, encoded by the exons atggAAGAGAAGTGGGAAGCGCTGTGCAGAAGAATGACTGCTCGTGTCCAAAACcagcaggagctggaggagagggggagacaCAAAGGAGCCAGGGGAAGGGAGATCACCGCCTGTGGGAGACAAGTATCCGCGGACCAGTTTAGAGATGATGGGGAATGTAACCTCCCTCTCCCAGAGTGTCGAGGGAGAGACCGAACCTCCCCCAAATATCTCAAAAGTCAAGGTCCCGAAGTCCACACCGTCCCCCCTCAACTACTCTCAATGCTGAGGCTCAAAACTGTCAAGGAAGACATGAGACGG GCTGCAGAGGTGGAGCTCCAAGATCCGGCTGCCTGCAGAGTGTGTGAGCAGGAACGGGCTTCTCTGGCCTTGAGAAGTTTTATCGGGAGGAAGAAGACACAACTAAAGCTCCAAACACTGACGGGCAGACTAAACACACACTTGAGCTATGGA GTTACAGGAGAGTGCAATGTCTCCCAAAGCCCTTCAATGCCCCTCACTGGATTTGGGAAGGAACTACTAAAGTGGTGA
- the zc4h2 gene encoding zinc finger C4H2 domain-containing protein encodes MGDEQEIMCKLENILEIRNKTVQMQKIKSRLKVEFESLESEEKHLKEYKQEMDLLLQEKMAHVEELRLIHADINVMESTIKQSENDLNKLLETTRRLHDEYKPLKEHVDALRMTLGLHRLPNLNEEEEKLSLDYFEKQKAEWQKEPHEPAIPESLAAAAAAAQQLQVSRKQDARQTATFRQQPPPMKACLSCHQQIHRNAPICPLCKAKSRSRNPKKPKRKPDE; translated from the exons ATGGGGGACGAACAAGAAATAATGTGCAAGTTAGAAAACATCTTGGAAATACG GAACAAGACTGTGCAGATGCAGAAGATCAAGTCTCGTCTTAAGGTTGAGTTTGAATCTCTGGAGTCGGAGGAGAAGCACCTGAAAGAGTACAAACAAGAGATGGACCTGCTTCTACAAGAGAAAATGGCACATGTGGAGGAGCTGCGGCTTATCCACGCAGATATCAATGTG ATGGAAAGTACCATCAAGCAGTCGGAGAATGACCTGAATAAACTGCTAGAAACAACACGCCGCCTGCATGATGAGTACAAACCCCTGAAGGAGCATGTTGATgccctcaggatgactttaggTCTACACAGACTCCCGAACCTGAACGAAGAGGAGGAGAAGCTCTCCCTGGA TTACTTTGAGAAGCAGAAAGCAGAGTGGCAGAAGGAGCCGCACGAGCCCGCCATCCCAGAATCCCTCGCCgccgctgcagcagcagcacagcagcTTCAGGTCTCCAGGAAGCAAGATGCACGCCAGACGGCCACCTTCAGACAGCAACCCCCCCCCATGAAG GCTTGTTTGTCCTGCCACCAGCAGATTCATCGTAATGCCCCCATCTGTCCATTGTGCAAGGCCAAGAGCCGCTCCCGCAACCCAAAGAAGCCCAAGAGGAAGCCCGACGAGTAG
- the LOC117454014 gene encoding uncharacterized protein isoform X1, with product MEEKWEALCRRMTARVQNQQELEERGRHKGARGREITACGRQVSADQFRDDGECNLPLPECRGRDRTSPKYLKSQGPEVHTVPPQLLSMLRLKTVKEDMRRAAEVELQDPAACRVCEQERASLALRSFIGRKKTQLKLQTLTGRLNTHLSYGEDVKSILPKGKERRLTPGRRKSLSELSNRKQGQLSSRPLNNAVSEQSSSGPDRVHFLTTYPLHLERK from the exons atggAAGAGAAGTGGGAAGCGCTGTGCAGAAGAATGACTGCTCGTGTCCAAAACcagcaggagctggaggagagggggagacaCAAAGGAGCCAGGGGAAGGGAGATCACCGCCTGTGGGAGACAAGTATCCGCGGACCAGTTTAGAGATGATGGGGAATGTAACCTCCCTCTCCCAGAGTGTCGAGGGAGAGACCGAACCTCCCCCAAATATCTCAAAAGTCAAGGTCCCGAAGTCCACACCGTCCCCCCTCAACTACTCTCAATGCTGAGGCTCAAAACTGTCAAGGAAGACATGAGACGG GCTGCAGAGGTGGAGCTCCAAGATCCGGCTGCCTGCAGAGTGTGTGAGCAGGAACGGGCTTCTCTGGCCTTGAGAAGTTTTATCGGGAGGAAGAAGACACAACTAAAGCTCCAAACACTGACGGGCAGACTAAACACACACTTGAGCTATGGA GAGGACGTAAAGAGCATACTACcaaaaggaaaagagagaagaCTAACACCTGGTCGCAGGAAATCATTGTCTGAGCTTTCAAACAGGAAACAAGGCCAACTGAGCAGCCGGCCTTTAAACAATGCTGTCAGCGAGCAGAGCAGCAGTGGGCCAGACCGCGTACACTTCCTCACAACGTACCCTCTTCATTTGGAAAGAAAATAA
- the LOC117454014 gene encoding uncharacterized protein isoform X3, with protein sequence MEEKWEALCRRMTARVQNQQELEERGRHKGARGREITACGRQVSADQFRDDGECNLPLPECRGRDRTSPKYLKSQGPEVHTVPPQLLSMLRLKTVKEDMRRVRLQRWSSKIRLPAECVSRNGLLWP encoded by the exons atggAAGAGAAGTGGGAAGCGCTGTGCAGAAGAATGACTGCTCGTGTCCAAAACcagcaggagctggaggagagggggagacaCAAAGGAGCCAGGGGAAGGGAGATCACCGCCTGTGGGAGACAAGTATCCGCGGACCAGTTTAGAGATGATGGGGAATGTAACCTCCCTCTCCCAGAGTGTCGAGGGAGAGACCGAACCTCCCCCAAATATCTCAAAAGTCAAGGTCCCGAAGTCCACACCGTCCCCCCTCAACTACTCTCAATGCTGAGGCTCAAAACTGTCAAGGAAGACATGAGACGGGTCAG GCTGCAGAGGTGGAGCTCCAAGATCCGGCTGCCTGCAGAGTGTGTGAGCAGGAACGGGCTTCTCTGGCCTTGA